From a region of the bacterium genome:
- a CDS encoding TIGR03564 family F420-dependent LLM class oxidoreductase yields the protein MRIGLMASISVPGEPTLENLISTIARAEAAGFDTAWTSGRMDALTQLAVAGASTTRVELGTAIVPTYPRHPYALALQALTVQIGCAGRLALGVGVSHDTLMSSLGFDWSAPVRHAREYLTCLSGLLSGAEVTFSGAEYSLSKVSLPLATLTASPPVLMAALGPKMLRVAGSLSDGTVLWLSGARYVRTVAVPETTAAAEGAGRLPPRVVAGAPVWVTDDRASAYEHAERALTGIGSRPVYRAVLDLNGSSSPAQVALIGDESEVGRRLDELAEAGATDFAAQILASSPEEYDRTHAFLAGYARRNDVS from the coding sequence ATGAGGATCGGGCTCATGGCCTCGATCTCGGTTCCCGGGGAACCGACGCTCGAGAACCTGATCTCCACCATCGCCCGAGCCGAGGCAGCCGGCTTCGACACCGCATGGACGTCGGGTCGGATGGACGCCCTCACCCAGCTGGCTGTCGCCGGTGCAAGCACGACCCGAGTCGAGTTGGGAACGGCCATCGTGCCCACCTACCCCCGGCATCCGTATGCGCTGGCCCTGCAGGCGTTGACGGTGCAGATCGGTTGCGCCGGAAGGCTGGCGCTTGGCGTGGGCGTGAGCCACGACACCTTGATGTCCTCCCTCGGCTTCGACTGGTCGGCACCGGTGCGTCACGCCCGCGAGTACCTCACCTGCCTCTCAGGGTTGCTGTCAGGTGCGGAGGTGACCTTCTCCGGGGCTGAGTACTCCCTCTCGAAGGTCTCGCTGCCGCTTGCCACGCTTACGGCCAGCCCGCCTGTCCTCATGGCCGCGTTGGGTCCGAAGATGCTGCGAGTAGCCGGGTCGCTATCGGACGGGACCGTCCTCTGGCTCAGCGGCGCTCGTTACGTGAGGACGGTGGCGGTTCCCGAGACTACGGCTGCGGCAGAAGGAGCCGGACGGCTGCCGCCGAGGGTGGTGGCCGGAGCTCCGGTGTGGGTGACCGACGACAGGGCATCCGCGTACGAGCACGCCGAGCGGGCCTTGACGGGCATCGGAAGCAGGCCGGTCTACCGGGCGGTACTGGACCTCAACGGATCTTCCAGCCCGGCGCAGGTGGCTCTGATCGGCGACGAGTCCGAAGTGGGTAGACGCCTGGACGAGTTGGCCGAGGCAGGCGCCACAGACTTCGCAGCCCAGATCCTCGCCTCGTCGCCCGAGGAGTACGACCGGACCCATGCCTTCCTGGCCGGTTATGCCCGGAGAAACGACGTGTCATAG
- a CDS encoding PadR family transcriptional regulator: MIETDRIDGHPTFEGHSKLFRDILLGFVRVHVLDCASRGPVYGVALNDELATHGYNLSPGTLYPLLHGLEEIGFLERSPEVVGGKVRKYYSLTDRGQQALEDLRPKIRELVSDVLDGEAVAAGSR; the protein is encoded by the coding sequence ATGATTGAGACCGACCGTATCGATGGTCATCCCACATTCGAAGGCCACAGCAAGCTATTTCGCGACATCCTGCTGGGCTTCGTGAGGGTGCACGTACTCGATTGTGCGAGCAGGGGCCCCGTGTACGGAGTAGCGCTCAACGACGAGCTGGCGACCCACGGCTACAACCTGTCGCCGGGAACCCTCTACCCGCTCCTCCACGGACTGGAGGAGATCGGGTTCCTCGAACGCTCTCCCGAGGTGGTCGGCGGCAAGGTGCGGAAGTACTACTCGCTGACAGATCGCGGACAGCAGGCGCTGGAGGACCTGCGCCCCAAGATCCGCGAGCTCGTATCCGATGTCCTGGACGGCGAGGCTGTTGCCGCCGGTTCCCGGTAG